In a single window of the uncultured Dysgonomonas sp. genome:
- a CDS encoding 4-hydroxy-3-methylbut-2-enyl diphosphate reductase: MSNIEIDAKSGFCFGVVNAIKKAEEELAKGGTLYCLGDIVHNNLEVDRLEQLGLKTINHEEFAQLKDARVLLRAHGEPPSTYQIAKDNNIEIIDASCPVVLRLQKKIHDKYDNERDNNTQIVIYGKNGHAEVNGLLGQTESTAIVIEKKEDLEKLDFSKNICLFSQTTKPLDGFQEIIDIMQSRMIGDAKFEFFDTICRQVSNRIPNIKEFASKNDIIFFVAGEKSSNGKVLFAECKKYNPNSYFITTPSDIDPDVVSKTASIGICGATSTPKWQMEEVEAKINEIRSVLV; the protein is encoded by the coding sequence ATGAGTAATATAGAGATAGACGCAAAATCAGGTTTCTGTTTTGGAGTGGTCAACGCCATAAAAAAAGCGGAAGAGGAACTCGCAAAAGGAGGTACATTGTATTGCCTTGGTGATATAGTCCACAATAATCTGGAAGTTGACAGGCTTGAACAGCTGGGCTTGAAAACAATCAATCACGAGGAATTTGCACAATTGAAAGATGCCCGGGTTTTATTGAGAGCGCATGGCGAACCACCATCAACTTATCAGATTGCAAAAGATAATAATATTGAAATTATTGATGCTTCATGCCCGGTCGTACTTCGCCTGCAGAAAAAGATACACGACAAATACGATAACGAGAGAGACAATAATACACAAATCGTTATCTACGGAAAGAATGGACATGCAGAAGTAAACGGACTGTTAGGACAGACAGAGTCGACTGCAATTGTCATTGAAAAGAAAGAGGATTTGGAAAAGCTTGACTTTTCAAAAAACATATGCTTATTCTCGCAAACGACCAAACCTCTCGATGGATTTCAGGAAATCATTGATATTATGCAAAGCCGTATGATAGGCGATGCTAAATTTGAGTTCTTTGACACTATATGCCGTCAGGTATCAAATCGTATTCCGAATATCAAAGAGTTTGCATCTAAGAATGATATCATCTTCTTCGTTGCAGGAGAAAAGAGTTCGAACGGAAAGGTACTGTTTGCAGAATGTAAGAAGTACAATCCAAATTCTTATTTCATAACCACGCCTTCAGATATAGATCCAGATGTTGTGAGTAAGACTGCGTCCATCGGAATCTGTGGTGCGACCTCTACACCAAAATGGCAAATGGAAGAGGTTGAAGCCAAGATAAATGAAATAAGATCGGTATTAGTTTAG
- a CDS encoding YbbR-like domain-containing protein: MSDTRNIIIQEVRSFFTNISWKKILTFLFFVLLSSVFWMMQVYRQKFESTLTIPVKYVNVPDSIVFENELPLKIYVRIKDDGAAMFKYYFTHRNDSLVVDVRDIVKGTQEKVIQGRNFEQLVRGKLFASSELISYSPTRVSYAYAVLHQKKLPVIYDGYISLASGYLIDGELTIEPDSVLVYGSRAALDTLHYAHTVNDTLREVTEDKKMLVAMKQTKGIRFVPNTVELNVSVDKFSTKEVEVPIECINLPENLTIKFFPSSIKIPFFVGIKRYNDISSHDFQVIIDYNDLKDLKEASIPVRITESPDYIQTKGPVPSEVEFVLEQK, translated from the coding sequence ATGAGCGATACTAGAAATATCATCATACAAGAAGTCAGATCGTTTTTCACAAATATATCATGGAAAAAGATACTGACTTTTTTGTTTTTTGTATTGCTTTCCTCAGTTTTTTGGATGATGCAGGTCTATCGCCAGAAATTTGAGTCTACCCTTACTATACCTGTTAAATATGTAAATGTACCCGACAGCATCGTTTTCGAAAACGAGCTGCCATTGAAAATATATGTACGTATTAAAGATGACGGGGCAGCCATGTTCAAATACTATTTCACCCATAGAAACGACTCTCTGGTAGTAGATGTGAGGGATATAGTAAAGGGAACACAGGAAAAAGTGATACAGGGCCGGAACTTTGAACAATTGGTACGGGGAAAACTCTTCGCTTCTTCAGAACTGATAAGCTACTCTCCCACCCGTGTATCTTATGCCTATGCTGTATTGCACCAAAAGAAACTACCCGTTATATACGACGGTTATATAAGTCTGGCATCTGGTTATCTGATCGACGGGGAACTGACAATCGAACCCGATTCGGTGCTTGTATACGGCAGCCGTGCCGCACTAGATACATTGCATTACGCTCACACAGTGAACGATACACTTCGAGAAGTAACCGAGGATAAAAAAATGCTGGTAGCAATGAAGCAAACCAAAGGCATTCGGTTTGTGCCTAACACTGTAGAACTAAATGTATCGGTAGATAAGTTCAGTACAAAGGAAGTAGAAGTTCCTATTGAATGCATTAACCTGCCGGAAAATCTGACAATCAAGTTCTTCCCGTCATCAATCAAGATACCATTCTTTGTAGGTATAAAAAGATACAATGACATTTCGTCTCACGACTTTCAGGTAATTATAGACTATAATGATCTCAAAGACCTGAAAGAGGCTTCGATCCCGGTACGAATAACTGAAAGTCCGGATTATATACAGACCAAAGGACCTGTTCCGTCCGAAGTGGAATTTGTACTGGAACAAAAATAA
- a CDS encoding DMT family transporter — translation MNERIKGGLLVFVGAASFGLLSTIVKFAYANGYTLGEITGTQSFSGMVILWLLYMITKSFKRKDKPEESKVIKAETSWWKIALSGTFTGLVGIFYYQCVGLLPASVAIILLMQYLWISILIEAIVFKKKPSWKQLLLLGVVLLGTLLAGGIFSHEIILNLKGIVFGLLAATCYAMFLMTSGRVGNDLPVLKKSALMITGSCAITWIIFPPMFFFNGIYWEGLVFWGLILALLGTVIPPLLFSMGIPRVGVSIGAILSAVELPVAISSSAFILHESVDATRWVGVILILIAIIATNIKTKEIINQP, via the coding sequence ATGAATGAAAGAATAAAAGGTGGGCTGCTGGTATTCGTGGGGGCAGCCAGCTTTGGCTTGTTGTCTACTATTGTAAAATTTGCTTATGCTAATGGTTATACGCTGGGCGAAATTACAGGCACTCAGTCTTTTTCGGGAATGGTTATCTTGTGGTTACTATATATGATCACCAAATCGTTTAAAAGAAAAGATAAACCGGAAGAGTCAAAAGTAATAAAAGCTGAGACCAGTTGGTGGAAAATAGCCTTGTCTGGAACCTTTACGGGCCTTGTGGGAATATTCTACTATCAGTGTGTCGGATTACTACCAGCATCCGTGGCTATTATCTTGCTTATGCAATATTTGTGGATAAGTATACTGATCGAAGCTATCGTATTTAAGAAAAAGCCTAGCTGGAAGCAACTGTTGCTGCTTGGCGTTGTCCTGTTAGGCACGCTTCTGGCCGGTGGAATATTTAGTCATGAAATAATTCTTAATCTGAAAGGTATTGTTTTCGGTTTACTGGCGGCAACTTGTTATGCCATGTTTCTGATGACCAGCGGGCGTGTAGGTAATGACCTTCCTGTATTGAAAAAGAGCGCGTTGATGATTACCGGTTCATGTGCTATCACTTGGATTATTTTTCCTCCTATGTTTTTTTTCAACGGTATATATTGGGAAGGATTGGTCTTTTGGGGATTAATCCTGGCTTTACTCGGCACTGTTATCCCTCCGCTTCTTTTTTCGATGGGTATACCGCGTGTCGGCGTTTCTATCGGAGCCATATTAAGTGCAGTAGAATTGCCGGTAGCAATTTCATCTTCGGCATTCATTCTTCACGAATCTGTAGATGCTACACGGTGGGTCGGGGTTATTCTTATATTAATAGCTATTATAGCTACAAATATCAAAACAAAAGAGATAATCAATCAACCATAA
- a CDS encoding secondary thiamine-phosphate synthase enzyme YjbQ, with protein sequence MVNQIEFSLQPRNRGFHLVTEEIMQNLPALPQAGLLHLFIKHTSAALTINENADPDVREDMESIFNRLIREREPYYVHTMEGDDDMPAHAKTTLAGVSLTIPITKSRLNMGIWQGIYLCEFRNHGGRRHIVATVLI encoded by the coding sequence ATGGTCAACCAGATAGAATTCTCATTACAGCCCCGGAACAGAGGCTTTCATCTGGTAACGGAAGAAATAATGCAAAACCTGCCTGCTTTACCTCAGGCAGGTTTGCTGCATCTGTTCATAAAGCATACCTCTGCAGCTCTCACCATCAATGAGAATGCCGATCCCGATGTGCGGGAAGATATGGAATCTATTTTCAATCGTCTGATACGCGAACGTGAGCCTTATTATGTGCATACAATGGAGGGGGATGATGATATGCCTGCACATGCAAAGACGACTCTTGCAGGGGTTAGTCTTACTATACCGATTACAAAGAGCCGTCTTAATATGGGTATCTGGCAGGGAATCTATCTGTGCGAGTTTCGCAACCATGGAGGCCGCCGCCATATCGTGGCTACCGTCCTAATCTGA
- the pfkA gene encoding 6-phosphofructokinase, which translates to MSTIKCIGILTSGGDAPGMNAAIRAVTRAAIYNGLEVKGIMRGYKGLIFDEIEPFRTNSVSNIIQQGGTILKTARSKEFQTPEGRKIAFEALQREGIDALVVIGGDGSLTGARIFAQEFNYPIVGLPGTIDNDLQGTDLTIGYDTALNTIMQAVDKIRDTASSHERLFFIEVMGRECGFLALNGAIASGAEAAIIPEMMLQQDQLGDLISNGFRKSKNSSLVLVTEGDITGGAMAMAERVKTEYPQYDVRVTILGHVQRGGSPTANDRILASRMGAAAIDALLDGQRNVMIGIQNDVIINVPFSKAIKKNKPLQQDLLNTLKILSI; encoded by the coding sequence ATGTCTACAATCAAGTGTATCGGTATTTTGACATCCGGAGGCGATGCTCCCGGTATGAATGCAGCAATTCGTGCTGTCACTCGTGCTGCTATTTATAACGGGCTGGAAGTAAAAGGTATTATGCGTGGTTATAAGGGACTGATATTCGACGAAATCGAACCATTCAGAACCAATAGTGTAAGTAATATAATACAACAAGGTGGTACAATTCTGAAAACCGCCCGTAGTAAAGAATTCCAAACGCCGGAAGGTCGCAAGATCGCTTTTGAAGCACTACAAAGAGAAGGTATTGATGCATTAGTAGTTATCGGTGGAGACGGTTCTCTTACCGGAGCGCGTATATTTGCTCAGGAGTTCAACTATCCGATTGTTGGCTTACCCGGAACAATCGATAACGACTTACAAGGCACTGACCTTACCATTGGATATGATACGGCTCTGAACACCATTATGCAGGCGGTAGATAAAATACGTGACACAGCAAGTTCACACGAACGCCTGTTCTTTATAGAGGTGATGGGACGAGAATGCGGTTTCCTTGCCTTGAACGGTGCTATTGCATCGGGGGCTGAAGCTGCGATTATCCCCGAAATGATGCTGCAACAAGACCAGTTGGGAGACCTGATCTCGAACGGTTTCCGCAAAAGCAAAAACAGTAGTTTAGTCCTTGTAACCGAAGGCGATATTACCGGAGGTGCAATGGCTATGGCAGAACGTGTAAAAACGGAATATCCGCAATACGATGTACGTGTGACTATTCTGGGACATGTCCAACGTGGGGGTTCTCCTACAGCCAACGACCGGATTCTGGCAAGCAGAATGGGTGCAGCGGCAATTGATGCATTATTGGACGGACAGCGCAATGTAATGATTGGCATACAAAATGACGTGATTATAAATGTGCCTTTTTCAAAAGCGATTAAGAAGAATAAGCCGTTACAACAAGATCTTTTAAATACATTGAAGATTCTTTCTATATAA
- a CDS encoding carbonic anhydrase, with protein sequence MEIQKSYKGIFEANKKWVEKINEENPDFFTHLADQQNPDYLYIGCSDSRVHANEIMGLQPGEVFVHRNIANMVVNNDLNVLSVINYAVEYLNVKYIIVCGHYNCGGIKAAMEPKDLGILNPWLRNIRDVYRLHEKELDTISDPQARYNRLVEINVYEQCLNIIKTAEVQKSYLAKGYPRVAGWVYDLNDGILHDLEIDFEKELNRIRKIYDLTKGE encoded by the coding sequence ATGGAAATACAAAAATCATATAAAGGTATATTCGAAGCGAATAAGAAATGGGTAGAGAAAATAAATGAGGAAAACCCGGACTTTTTCACGCATCTGGCAGATCAGCAAAACCCTGACTATCTTTACATAGGATGCTCCGACAGCCGCGTGCATGCCAATGAGATAATGGGCCTGCAACCCGGAGAAGTATTCGTACACCGTAATATCGCTAATATGGTGGTCAATAATGACCTCAACGTATTGTCGGTCATTAATTATGCCGTGGAATACCTCAATGTGAAATATATCATTGTATGCGGACATTACAATTGCGGAGGGATAAAAGCCGCAATGGAACCGAAAGATTTAGGAATACTGAATCCATGGCTGCGTAATATACGCGATGTGTACCGCCTGCACGAGAAAGAGCTGGATACTATTTCCGATCCGCAAGCCAGGTATAACCGCCTGGTAGAAATAAATGTATATGAACAGTGTCTCAATATAATAAAGACAGCAGAAGTACAGAAATCATACCTGGCAAAAGGTTATCCCCGTGTAGCCGGCTGGGTTTACGACCTGAACGACGGCATACTCCACGATCTGGAAATAGATTTTGAAAAAGAACTGAACCGTATTCGTAAGATTTACGATCTAACAAAAGGAGAATAA
- the yajC gene encoding preprotein translocase subunit YajC yields MTLLNVLLQAAEGGAPAGGGFLGLGSSGSMIVMMVLLFAIMYFFMIRPQQKKQKALQEARNAIKVGDKVVTAGGIHGKVKEVNDSTFVLEIADGIKITIEKSSVYVSAADTQANNR; encoded by the coding sequence ATGACTTTATTAAATGTATTATTACAAGCAGCCGAAGGTGGTGCACCTGCCGGCGGAGGTTTTCTGGGATTAGGCAGCAGCGGTAGCATGATTGTGATGATGGTGCTCTTATTCGCCATCATGTATTTCTTTATGATACGTCCGCAACAAAAGAAACAAAAAGCGTTGCAGGAAGCTCGTAATGCAATCAAAGTAGGAGACAAAGTAGTTACTGCCGGAGGTATCCACGGAAAAGTGAAAGAAGTAAACGATTCTACATTTGTGCTGGAAATTGCCGACGGAATAAAAATCACAATCGAAAAATCTTCTGTTTACGTTTCAGCTGCTGATACTCAGGCTAACAACAGATAA
- a CDS encoding alpha-amylase family glycosyl hydrolase: MKKLHFLFLFLLIFAACSDNNDDPIIPEVPEPPTPSSSIEDLRDGITVISDDSLAFVLFAPGKQSVYLIGDFNDWKVSDAYKMNQVDDRFWIKIGGLEKGKEYICQYLIDNKIRVADPYASKISDPNNDKYINKEYDIYPGLITPTTKTTGLSMVVNTSPSKYSWKVSDFSLQNPESMVVYEVLIRDFTEKRSIKGVQEKLNYIKNLGVNAIEFMPFNEFEGNDSWGYNPSFYFATDKAYGTSNDYKAFIDECHANGIAVIMDMVLNHSFSQSPMVIMYKNENDDNIGDNPWYNKESPNPVYSWGYDFNHESKYTQAFVDSVCSYWMKEYKVDGFRFDFTKGFTNTKGDGNAFDQARIDILKRMVSEIRKRNPDAIVIFEHLADNSEEKVLSDYGIYLWGNINYNFNEVTMGWGHEMGDYEKLKGDISWASYKVRGWTKPNLVAYMESHDEERIMFKNNMYGNTNNPSYNVQELPVGLARTEAAAVILMSLPGPKMIWQFGELGYDYSINAREDGYWTSDYQDGRFRTAKKPIKWDYLEDTNRKALYDVYAKMNKLRTTNSIFSTTDYTIGLGDNFKQILLKSTEGYVCAIANFSVEPVTATVNFGKTGTWQDYFTSKTLVVNESTQEITLDPGEYYLYFSK; this comes from the coding sequence ATGAAAAAGCTTCATTTTTTATTCTTGTTCTTATTAATATTCGCAGCTTGCAGCGACAACAATGACGACCCTATTATACCGGAAGTTCCGGAACCTCCAACCCCAAGTTCATCTATCGAAGATTTAAGAGATGGAATAACTGTTATCAGCGACGATTCCTTAGCCTTTGTATTATTCGCACCAGGAAAGCAATCAGTATATCTAATCGGCGATTTCAATGACTGGAAAGTATCGGATGCATATAAAATGAATCAAGTTGATGACCGTTTCTGGATAAAGATCGGTGGTTTGGAAAAAGGTAAAGAGTATATATGCCAATATCTTATCGATAATAAAATAAGGGTTGCTGATCCATATGCATCTAAAATATCAGACCCTAATAATGATAAGTATATCAATAAGGAATATGACATATATCCGGGCTTGATTACTCCTACTACAAAAACTACCGGCCTGTCTATGGTAGTGAATACCTCTCCATCCAAATATTCCTGGAAGGTATCGGATTTTAGCCTTCAAAACCCAGAAAGTATGGTTGTTTATGAAGTTCTTATCCGGGATTTTACAGAGAAACGGAGTATAAAAGGTGTGCAGGAGAAACTCAATTATATAAAAAATCTGGGAGTAAATGCCATAGAGTTTATGCCGTTCAATGAGTTTGAAGGAAATGACAGTTGGGGATACAATCCGTCTTTCTACTTCGCTACCGATAAAGCATATGGAACATCAAACGATTATAAAGCCTTTATAGATGAATGCCATGCAAATGGTATAGCCGTAATTATGGATATGGTACTGAATCACAGTTTTAGCCAAAGCCCTATGGTTATCATGTATAAAAATGAGAATGATGATAATATAGGAGATAATCCATGGTACAATAAAGAATCTCCAAACCCGGTTTATTCCTGGGGCTATGATTTCAACCATGAAAGCAAATACACTCAGGCTTTTGTAGACAGTGTATGCTCATACTGGATGAAAGAGTATAAGGTAGATGGTTTCCGCTTCGACTTCACAAAAGGGTTTACCAATACCAAAGGAGATGGCAATGCGTTTGACCAGGCCCGTATCGACATACTGAAAAGAATGGTGAGTGAAATCCGCAAGCGTAATCCTGATGCGATCGTTATCTTTGAACATCTTGCCGATAATAGCGAAGAGAAGGTATTGTCCGATTATGGAATCTATCTATGGGGCAACATCAACTACAACTTCAACGAAGTAACCATGGGTTGGGGACATGAGATGGGAGACTATGAAAAACTGAAAGGAGATATCAGTTGGGCCTCATATAAGGTACGGGGCTGGACAAAACCAAACCTTGTAGCTTATATGGAAAGCCACGACGAGGAACGTATCATGTTCAAAAACAACATGTATGGAAACACAAACAACCCGTCTTATAATGTACAGGAACTACCTGTGGGACTGGCACGGACAGAAGCTGCCGCTGTTATCCTGATGTCGCTCCCTGGTCCGAAGATGATCTGGCAGTTTGGCGAATTGGGATATGACTACTCTATCAATGCCCGTGAGGATGGTTATTGGACAAGCGACTATCAAGACGGGCGCTTTCGTACAGCTAAGAAACCTATCAAATGGGACTATTTAGAAGATACAAACAGGAAAGCCTTGTATGATGTATATGCCAAGATGAACAAGTTGCGCACGACTAATTCTATTTTCTCTACCACTGATTATACTATCGGGCTCGGTGATAACTTCAAACAAATACTGCTAAAATCGACTGAGGGCTATGTGTGTGCTATAGCGAACTTCTCAGTTGAACCTGTGACTGCAACCGTAAATTTCGGCAAGACAGGAACATGGCAGGACTATTTCACCAGCAAGACTTTGGTTGTAAATGAATCGACACAAGAAATAACACTGGATCCGGGCGAATATTATCTGTACTTCAGCAAGTAA
- the lipA gene encoding lipoyl synthase: protein MEHVKKPDWLKIKLGGSDHFSETLNIVESHGLHTICTSGRCPNMGECWGRGTATFMIGGDICTRSCKFCNTKTGRPLALNPFEPANVAKSIQLMGLKHAVITSVDRDDLPDQGAQHWVDTINKVRQVNPSTTIEVLIPDFQGKFEFVDMVCKAAPNVISHNMETVRSLTPKVRSAAKYDVSLSVLKRIADNGLKAKSGMMVGLGETTDEIFQLMDDLRASNCSVLTIGQYLQPSRKHLPVVSYIHPDEFKRFKEVALSKGFDYVESGPLVRSSYHAENCL, encoded by the coding sequence ATGGAACATGTAAAAAAACCGGACTGGTTGAAAATAAAACTGGGAGGTAGCGACCATTTCTCCGAAACTTTAAATATAGTAGAATCACATGGATTACATACAATTTGCACCAGCGGACGCTGCCCGAACATGGGTGAATGCTGGGGGAGGGGAACTGCCACATTTATGATCGGCGGTGATATATGTACCCGCTCATGCAAGTTCTGTAATACAAAGACCGGGCGTCCATTGGCCTTGAATCCTTTCGAACCGGCAAATGTTGCCAAATCGATACAGTTGATGGGGCTTAAGCATGCTGTGATAACTTCGGTAGACAGGGACGACCTGCCGGATCAGGGGGCTCAGCATTGGGTAGATACCATCAATAAAGTACGTCAGGTGAATCCTTCCACTACTATTGAAGTATTGATTCCTGATTTTCAGGGGAAATTCGAATTTGTAGATATGGTATGCAAGGCTGCTCCGAATGTTATCTCGCATAATATGGAAACAGTAAGAAGCCTTACCCCGAAAGTACGAAGTGCGGCAAAATATGATGTTAGTTTGTCAGTATTGAAACGTATTGCAGATAATGGACTGAAAGCCAAATCGGGGATGATGGTCGGTTTGGGAGAAACTACCGACGAGATATTCCAGTTAATGGATGATCTCCGGGCATCGAACTGTTCGGTGTTGACAATCGGCCAGTATTTACAACCATCCCGTAAGCATCTGCCTGTGGTTTCATATATTCATCCGGATGAGTTTAAGCGTTTCAAGGAAGTTGCCTTAAGCAAGGGATTCGATTATGTGGAGAGCGGCCCATTGGTTCGATCTTCTTATCATGCCGAAAACTGCTTGTAA
- the coaE gene encoding dephospho-CoA kinase (Dephospho-CoA kinase (CoaE) performs the final step in coenzyme A biosynthesis.), whose amino-acid sequence MIKLGITGGIGSGKSTVSEIFSLCNVPVYIADTESKRLVATSPVIKEKLINIYGEELFEGGVLNKALLASHIFNDKAKLEQVNAIIHPEVEKDFKEWVVNHAHSRVIAHEAAILFESGFNKLMDKIVMVYTPLEIRLERTMKRDHTTREKVLERIHNQMPDEEKAKLSDFVIVNDGAHSLIEQVLDILKQVKDL is encoded by the coding sequence ATGATCAAATTAGGTATAACAGGAGGAATAGGTAGTGGTAAATCTACCGTTTCGGAGATATTCTCCCTTTGCAATGTACCTGTTTATATAGCCGATACAGAAAGTAAAAGGCTTGTGGCAACTTCACCTGTTATAAAAGAAAAATTGATTAATATCTATGGTGAAGAATTATTTGAGGGTGGTGTGCTGAATAAAGCATTACTGGCTTCCCATATATTCAATGATAAAGCCAAATTGGAACAGGTAAACGCAATAATACATCCCGAAGTAGAAAAAGATTTTAAAGAATGGGTGGTTAACCATGCACACAGTCGGGTGATAGCACACGAAGCCGCAATTCTTTTCGAGTCGGGTTTCAATAAACTTATGGACAAGATAGTGATGGTATACACTCCCCTCGAAATAAGGCTGGAACGTACGATGAAACGGGATCATACTACCCGCGAAAAAGTATTGGAACGCATACACAATCAGATGCCTGATGAAGAAAAAGCTAAACTTTCTGATTTTGTAATTGTTAATGATGGAGCACATTCATTGATCGAACAAGTGCTCGACATTCTGAAACAAGTAAAAGACTTATAA
- the nusB gene encoding transcription antitermination factor NusB, with protein MINRVLIRIRVVQILFSYSQGETTDMRKAESELLFSLQKSYDLYFYLLSLLVELTDSYAQKVDNRKSKLLPTEEDIKPNTRLLNNKFILQLRENLELNKYLKDRPFSWYDHDTFVRKMLENILNSDIYKEYMDGDSHSYDDDREFWRKTFKHVICTDEELYTLLEDESLYWNDDIEIIESFVLKTIKRFEENKGAAQELLPMFKDDSDREFAVKLLRESLWNGKEYRELIDKYTKNWESERIALMDMVIMQIAIGEIVSFPSIPISVTLNEYIDIAKSYSTAKSASFINGILDAIVKELKEEKKIIKK; from the coding sequence ATGATAAACCGCGTTCTTATCCGTATCAGAGTTGTCCAAATACTGTTTTCGTACAGTCAGGGTGAAACTACAGACATGAGAAAAGCTGAAAGCGAGCTTCTTTTCAGTCTGCAAAAATCATACGATTTATACTTCTATCTACTTTCACTTTTGGTTGAACTTACCGACTCTTATGCCCAGAAAGTCGACAACCGCAAGTCGAAGCTTTTGCCCACAGAAGAAGATATAAAGCCAAACACCAGATTATTAAATAACAAATTTATTCTTCAATTGAGAGAAAACCTCGAATTGAATAAATATCTTAAAGACAGGCCTTTTTCTTGGTACGATCACGATACTTTCGTTCGTAAAATGCTTGAGAACATCCTCAATTCAGATATCTACAAAGAATATATGGACGGTGATTCGCATAGTTATGATGACGACCGTGAATTTTGGCGCAAAACGTTCAAGCATGTCATCTGTACCGACGAGGAATTATACACCTTACTGGAGGATGAAAGCCTTTACTGGAATGACGACATCGAAATCATCGAATCTTTTGTCCTGAAAACGATTAAAAGGTTTGAGGAAAATAAAGGGGCCGCTCAGGAGTTACTTCCTATGTTCAAAGATGATTCCGACAGGGAGTTTGCTGTAAAATTGCTTCGTGAATCCCTTTGGAATGGCAAAGAATACCGGGAACTGATAGATAAGTATACCAAGAATTGGGAATCGGAACGTATAGCCCTCATGGACATGGTAATAATGCAAATAGCAATAGGAGAAATAGTAAGTTTCCCATCCATCCCCATAAGCGTAACTCTGAACGAATATATCGATATAGCAAAATCGTACAGTACAGCTAAAAGTGCTTCTTTTATAAACGGTATTCTGGATGCAATTGTAAAAGAACTAAAGGAAGAAAAGAAGATAATTAAGAAATAA
- the cmk gene encoding (d)CMP kinase — MKKIVIAIDGFSSNGKSTMAKSLAKQIGYIYIDSGAMYRAVTLYCIQQNLFEDGKLNESRLRDEIKNIKIEFHLNKDTGAPDTYLNGEKVESAIRSMEVSSKVSIVSAIPFVRHAMVTLQQQMGEAKGIVMDGRDIGTVVFPNAEMKVFVTADATIRAQRRFDELRSKGNTETTFDEVLENLKSRDHMDQTRAESPLIKADDAILLDNSHMTIDEQMQWLLDKFKQITTN; from the coding sequence ATGAAGAAAATAGTTATTGCAATCGACGGTTTTTCATCAAACGGTAAAAGCACAATGGCTAAAAGCCTGGCAAAACAAATCGGATACATCTACATCGACAGCGGGGCCATGTACCGAGCAGTTACACTTTACTGCATACAACAGAATTTATTCGAAGACGGTAAACTAAACGAAAGTAGATTGCGTGACGAAATAAAGAATATAAAAATAGAATTTCATTTAAATAAAGATACAGGAGCGCCTGACACATATCTTAACGGAGAAAAGGTTGAATCCGCCATTCGTAGTATGGAGGTTTCTTCAAAGGTAAGTATTGTTAGTGCTATTCCATTTGTACGCCATGCAATGGTTACATTACAGCAGCAAATGGGTGAGGCTAAAGGCATAGTAATGGACGGGAGGGATATCGGCACTGTCGTATTCCCTAACGCTGAAATGAAAGTCTTTGTTACGGCTGACGCAACTATAAGGGCACAACGACGCTTCGATGAATTACGTTCGAAAGGTAATACGGAAACGACTTTTGATGAAGTATTAGAAAATTTAAAGTCCAGAGACCATATGGATCAGACGCGGGCAGAAAGCCCTCTGATAAAGGCAGATGACGCCATCCTTCTGGACAATTCACATATGACCATTGATGAACAGATGCAATGGTTGCTGGACAAGTTCAAACAAATAACAACAAACTAA